The Triticum urartu cultivar G1812 chromosome 6, Tu2.1, whole genome shotgun sequence genome includes the window gttccggaggcctgctgtcccttctcgcggtgcacgccggaaggagggatggagaagacttgcttggcggcgcaatgatctggaacggtggtgagaaaccatacgaagcggcggcggctagggtagacgtctgcctgactatatagtgcgggccgggtaggtcgtgggagtaaaccccaagtctgagtcgtcacgatccaaaataatcggaaacggttcagtaattaacgcgtccgttaattattaattaatgactcattaatttttccatgcagcaaaaatatagacaacatGCATAGCTCtatcctcggctcggctcaatcccgcaacccgcggcgcggcgcggcgcgtcgtgacgaggcgtggcgtggcgaggcgagcgaggaggaggagcgcgtgtaggtctcctcttctcatgctcatacaagtggtagaagagctcaccttataaagaggtgcaactctctctcaactttcGGGGTGGGAttaactttagcctcactcactccactcacatgtgtgcatgaatgggccaagagaattttagaattttacttgggctttgggccaaaggcctactagcaaaattccaacaatcccccacaaagtctcattggcacatctcatcatttagttccaaaacattgttttatatatcggtgcttagtggagactatgaagttgaacttccacttagaaatttatgctacactagatcacaacttgaatagtggactatgccttgaactacaagttttctgtgaaactagtttcacacaaattcttgactgatactgggctgccgcaaggcttccccgtgggtggagcgtatacgtcatactccagggtctttcatgaatttattagagaacacccaattctcacagagtgcgacgttaacagtcaaattcatataggtgtgttcctcagaagatgttctgcaggacaacatctctacttacccgaataagccacttggaacacattaagataagtatcaacctgccatgcagatcaggagagtattgcatcttcatggaatgggataattaatatagggatactctcctcccagctgacgaacagcttgtctcccacttctacttcacaggatctccgatcacatagagtggtttaccactatggacaactcatgtggtgggtctcaaacccatctccatcgatgcattatctatcacattacgtgatagaccctttgtgaagggatatgccaagtttttcgatgtttggatataatccaacgtaataactccggagtttctcaattttctgacagattttagtctcctcttcacatgtcttgaggacttcatattgtccttagaactgtttatcttgacgatcacagtttgattatcacagttcatcaggatagggggtattggtttttacaccataggtaagtccatcaagagttcacgaagccactctgcttcaacagtggcagtgtctaatattgtgagttctgcttccatagttgacctcgttaagatggtctgcttgcaagacttccaggaaacagcgccaccatcaggtgtaaaaacataaccacttgtggccttaatctcatcagcatcagatatccagtttgagtcactataacactccagtacccttggatacccggtCTAGTGAATCCGATAGCtcgcggtgcctttcaaatagcgcataactctctcaagcgcatgccaatgatcatctcccggttttgacacaaaccgactcagcttgctcacagcaaaagagatgtcaggcctcgtggcacttgccaaatacataagcgagccaataatctgagaatacctcagttgatctctagcaatccgtcgattctttcgaagcaacacactagcatcatatggagttggagaaggcgtgcagtcgctatacccaaaacgactcaagaccttttaatgagactgaagcagtgtgatcccaccattctcatctctcaatagcttgatgtttaagataacatcagctactcctagatccttcatctcaaaacagcgagataagaaatccttaacctcctcgattaaatcaagtttggttccaaagatcaatatgtcgtcgacatacagacaaagaataactccttcgcccccaccatagcgatagtacacgcacctgtcaccatcgtttactacaaagccggcagcagttaatgttctttcgaacttctcatgccactccttaggagcttgtttaaggccatataaagactttaataacttgcacacctttccttcttgaccaggtactacaaaacaatctggctgatccatgtaaatttcctccttcaactctccattgaggaaagccgtcttaacgtccatttgatgaacgagaagaccatgtgaggcagccagtgatagtagcacctGAATTGTGGTCAAtctagccacgggtgagtaagtatcaaagaagtcttcaccttctttctgggtataacccttggccacaagccgtgccttgtacttttcaatcataccatcaggtctaagcttcttcttgagtacccacttacatcctacaggtttgcacccataaggactgtcagtgatctcccaggtaccgttagctaagatggaatccatctcgctacgtacaGCTTCCTTCCAGTAATCAGtatcaggagatgcataggcttctgaaatagtcctgggtgtgtcatccacgaggtacacaatgaaatcatcaccaaaagactttgcagtcctctgtctcttactcctcataggagttccattgttaccctcaacaggattctcaacgtgttccatcgcaatggtgggttcaggaattacagtgaattcctcactagatggagtaggtatctcctgatttgatgaactcgacatatccttcataggaaatatgtcctcaaagaaagttgcatcatttgattccataatcataccaacatgcatgtcggatacctcagattttattatcaaaaatctatagccgatgctatgaaaagcatagcccagaagaacacaatccacggtttttggtccaagcttgcaCTTTTTGGGAATTCgtatattgactttcgccaaacaaccccaagtacgtaggtaagagagtttcaaccttttcctttcccattcctcaaatggagtcatggtcttatgctttgtgggaactcggtttaggacatgacacgcagtcattagcgcctccccccaccattccttggatagacccgaagtgtctaacatggtgttaaccatatcgATTAGAGTTCGattctttctttcggctaccccatttgactggggtgagtagggaggcgtcctctcatggattataccatgttccgcacaaaacagatcaaattcattgaaaaaatactctccaccatgatcggacctaagccgtttaatttttcgatcaagttaGTTCTCTGCCTTAGCtttatagtttttaaagaaagtcaaagcctcatcttttgatttcagaagatacacataacaatatctagtggagtcatcaatcaacgtcatgaagtatctctttccaccttttgtcaacacgccattcatctcacaaagatcagaatgtataagctctagtggcgccaagtctcttgcctctgcagtcttatgggacttgcgaggttgcttagcttgcacacatacttggcacttggcgcctttgacagtagagattttcggaattaaattcatattggctaaccgcgtcatgaaaccaaagttaatatgacagagtcgtgaatgccaaatatcagactcattattgtggcaaacattattaataactttagtgcaaatatctgacaaagataggcggaacaagcctccgcactcatagccttttccaacaaattgtccacacttagaaattacaactttattggattcgaaaaccaacttaaaaccatctcgacataaatgggaaccgctaacgagatttttattgatggacgACACATGGtgaacgttcttcagacgcacagtcttccccgaaataaacttcagatcgaccgtaccaacacctcgaacgatggcatgtgacccgttccccatcagcacgggtgaagtccctgttgcgtggtaagaagaaaacatggaggcattagcacaaacatgtacattggcaccggtgttaattaaccaatcaggggattgaaatactgaaaggatggtaggaaaaataccgtaccctgattccttcatatcagtatcaccgatgacaacattagcggacttgccgctcttctcatgttcgcgctcctcaaagcggttaggacacttcggagcctagtgattaggatcaccgcagacatggcaaagtcccttccccttcttatgagaattcttcttgaagttggtagaatgtgatggcttgttctttgtatcaaacttgcctttgccctgagtttgttcttattgtttttgaacttgttgggctgggagtttttcttctgtaccatgtgggcactagaacctccctcagcaactcgagcacgtgtgtcctttgctctcgccttctcttcaacatcaagagtaccaatgagatccgcaacggaaaactcctgtctcttgtgtttcagggaagtagcaaaattgttccacgaaggtggaagcttggcaatgatgcctccggcaacaaatttgtccggcaacacacacttgaagtactcaagttcttttgcgagcgactgtatctcatgagcctaCTGTACAACAaggcgctcatcagtcatcttgtagtcatagaattgctccatgacgtacaactcgctgccggcgtccgaggcatcaaacttggcctcgagcgcagcccacatgtccttgctgttgtcaaacgacatatacgaatccacaatggagtcatcaagaacactcagaagagcgcctttaaagagggtatcgatcttctcaaaagcttccagctgtgctggattaagatcgccctcaggcttgcccttggtggcatcatagcagcccatggtctgaaaccagtagactgctctcgtgcgccacctcctatattgcgcccccttaaaggcaggcggcttcagatgcgcagcaaaatcactcggagtaaattgcctataatcaggtttttggattgttggaaatatgagcaaattactacgagatttaatccgaataaacagaagataaatcatgaccacagcagcagagattaaactaatcatgtgaactagcatagcagatgaacatatcacatctagggcacatactaaaagcatgaattctaccacgatctcgaacaggaaggatagaatcacatacggtgcagcgggtgcagcaccgccggcgttgacgttgttgCCCATGTCGTCGaagatgaggttgccgaggtcggggaagaagtcgtcgttcgcgaagtcgtcgctgccagcagtcgcgcgagtgcgctccccaaaaacctgatcgcccctctcccgtacaggatcacgagaggcggggttccggaggcctgctgtcccttctcgcggtgcacgccggaaggagggatggagaagacttgcttggcggcgcaatgatctggaacggtggtgagaaaccatacgaagcggcggcggctagggtagacgtctgcctgactatatagtgcgagccgggtaggtcgtgggagtaaaccccacgtccgagtcgtcacgatccaaaagaatcggaaacggttcagtaattaacgcgtccgttaattattaattaatgactcattaattttcccatgcagcaaaaatatagacaacgtgcatagctctgtcctcggctcggctcaatcccgcaacccgcggcgcggcgcgtcgtgacgaggcgtggcgtggcgaggcgagcgaggaggaggagcgcgcgtgtaggtctcctcttctcatgctcatacaaatggtagaagagctcaccttataaaaaggtgcaactctctctcaactttcGGGGTGGTGccaaactttagcctcactcactccactcacatgtgtgcatgaatgggccaagagaatttcagaattttagttgggctttgggccaaaggcctactagcaaaattccaacacgTACCTAGGGTTCGTCCGCTGGTCGTGTTGACTGGCTGCCCTAAAGAGTCTTTTTTCTGAGCCCTTGCTTCGGGTTTTCTCTCCCCCACTGGTCACCTTTATCGGCTTTTTCTATTTTTGGTTTTCCGATTTAAGCTTGATCGATTTACGTCGCCCGCCGCTGTTTGTCATCTACATCGCGCCTCTACTCCGACTTGGCATCCACTACACCGACGTCTTCTCCTACTCAACTGCCTCGCGCGCTACGCGGCGGCCCGGAGCGACCACCGTCCGCGCGTCCATCTGCACGTCGCTCTCGCGCCGGCCGTCATCGCCGTCCGGGACTCCTGTAACCACGACTCCAATCGCGCCTGTCTAGGACTCTTGCAACCACAACTTCATCCGGGTGCGTCCCGTGCGCTAGTACACCACGATGGTCCTTTCTTTTGCATGGATTGGACACCTGCACATACGTATGCACGTTGCTTGTGTTGCGTGGCCACTTTTATGCTAGGCGTTGATTGCGTGCAAGCACCTACTGCCTCCGCCGCCCACTATTTCGATCCCGTCACCGAGCAGCTACCTCGCGCACGATCGGATTGATCACTTGCTCGTCGCCGTGAACCATCTAATCTATACCGTGCATCGACTTGACATGTTGATTGTGCACGCCTTCGCAGGTCTCGTGAAGACTGTCTCAAGTTCAGCGTGCACCTTCACCGATCAAGCAACGGGCTACCGCTGTGTCGCCTCATAGTTGTTCTCCCGGCTGCACCAACTCGCGTCATCGCTGTGTCGCCCTTCGGGCCCGCCGCCGCCCTGAGGCCGTCCGCTCCAGGTCCTCCCCGTGGCTGCACCGACCCTCGCGCCACCGCCACGTCGCCCTGTCGGGCCATCGCGAGCGTGGCACGCGGTCCATGCTGCCGTCTCGAGACCGTTCCCGTGGTTGCACCGACCCGGGTTCCGCCGCTGCGCCGCTCCTTCGGGTCGTCGCGTCGCAGCCCGTGGTCCCTCCCTCCACCCCAAGGTCTTCCCGTCGTCACCCCGACCTGCCCGCCGCCGCTGCGTCGCCTCTTCGGGCCGTAGCACCGTGGCCCACGTCCACCGCCGTCCCCGCGCGTCGACCTCTCGTGGTATGCGCCGCGCCACCTCCCTTGGCGTAGGaaccgaaggaaatatgccctagaggcaataataaaattgttatttatatttccttatatcatgataaatgtttattattcatgctagaattgtattaaccggaaacttagtacatgtgtgaatacatagacaaacagagtgtccctagtatgcctctacttgactagctcgttaatcaaagatgattaagtttcctgATCATAGACGTGTGTTGTcgtttgataaacgggatcacatcattagagaatgatgtaatgaacaagaaccatccgttagtttagcataatgatcgtttagttttattgatattgctttcttcatgacttatatatgttcctctgactataaaattatgcaacttccgaatacctaaggaacaccttgtgtgctatcaaatgtcacaacgtaactgggtgattataaagatgctctacaagtgtcttcgatggtgtttgttgagttggtatagatcgagattaggatttgtcactccgagtatcggaggtatatctgggccctctcagtaatgcacatcactataagccttgcaagcaatgtgacaaatgagttagttgtgggatgatgcattacagaacgagtaaagagacttgccagtaacgagattgaattaggtatgaggataacgacgatcgaatctcgggcaactaacataccgatgacaaagggaatgacatatgttgttatgcggtttgaccgataaagatctttgtaggcgccaatatgagcatcaagattccgctatttgttattgaccggagatgtgtctcggtcatgtctacatagttctcgaatctgtacggtccgcacgcttaacgttcgatgccgatttgtattatgagttctgtgttttggtgaccgaagtttgttcggagtcccgaatgagatcacggacatgatgaggagtcttgaaatggtcaaggggtaaagattgatatatttgacgatggtattcggacaccggaaagaTTTCGGGACGTTTCGGATATTTATCGAGGAATCGAGGGGTTACAGGAACCCCCggggaagttatgggccttaatgggccataagGGAGTAGGAGAGGGCAGCCCGCAGGGTGCCCCccaagggagtccgaattggactaggtggagggggcgcagccccatctttcctctccctcctcttcttccctctttccccctcttAGAATAGGAAAGgaagtccaactaggattccgccttggcgcgccccctcatGGCCGCTAGCCTCCTcactctcctcctttatatatggaggcggagggcaccccaaaggcacatcaatAGTTCATTAGTCATGTGCAGTGCCTCCCTCCATAGTTTACTacctcagtcatattgtcgtagtgcttagacgaagccttgggcggatcacatcatcaacaccgtcaccacgccgtcgtgctgacgaaactctccctcgaccctctactggatcaagagcttgagggacgtcatcatgcTAAATGTGTGCTGAACACGAAGATGCCGTACACTCGGTACTTGGATCGGCtggattgtgaagacgttcgactacgtcaaccgcgttaacataatgcttccgctttcggtctacgagggtacgtggacacactcttcccctctcgttgctatccatctcctaaatagatcttgcgtaatcataagaatttttttgaaattacatgctACGTTTCCTAATAGGAACGCCACCGTTCACGCCGGTCTTCATCACGCTGTCGGGTTCCTCGCCTATTTCGAGCACCGCCGCCGTGCTACTAACCTAGCCGTGTCACCGCCACCACCGCTCTTcttcggccgccgccgccgctacttccgtagctgccgccgccaccgccgctctTCTTCGACGGCCGCCGCCGCTACGTCTATAGTCGCCGCCGCCCGTCCACCCCCTTCGTCTTCGTCCAGGCACCAGCCTGTCGCCAGCGTCGTCGTCATCTACCCCTACCACTTCGTCTACTCCGACCATCGTTGGTGACATCGGCCCCGCGCCGATGGACGCCTCAATCGTCGTCGAGTTTTTCTCTAATGGCCCCTCCGACTTCTCCAACATGGCGTACAGCTCGTGCAGGTCTCTCATCTATGCATGCCTGGTACTGGCAACACTGGTGCGTGCCTTCGTCTGCGACGTGTCCCCGGGCCTGGCAAGCCTGGAGCGGCGTTTGGTGAACTTCGTCTTCGTCTGTCTACGCATGCCtggtgctggcaacaccgatgcGTGCCTTAGTCCACGACGTGTCCCCAGGCTTGGCAAACCCGGCGCGACGCTTCGTCAACACCGTCTACCTCCCGGCGTACCCCTACTTCGACATCACTGCGCCCAGGCTAACCCGGCACCTCCTTACGCCCGTGGCTCCATGACGTTTTCCTCAACACCGGCTACCCCGACTTGACATCGACCACGTCATTCTTCGCAcggctacctcgaccacggctaCACCACTCTACGCTCTCGGCTACCTCGACATCGGCACAAAGGGCTATCATCCGCTTGAGCAACTCGCCGGCTTCCTCTACAGTCAATGCGTCCGCGACGCGACACCGTCCACAACGCTCCCACTACGACTGCGGGGGGATGTCAGCCCCTCGGCTACTATTCTCTCCAGTCTGACCATCCGCGACGCTCCTGTTGTCTGCGACGCTACCGCTACGACTGCGCGGGGATGTCAGCCCGTCGGCTACTATTCTCTCTAGTCTAACCATCCGTGACGCTCCTGTTGTCTGCGACACTACCGCTACGACTGCGGAGAATGTTAGAGATATATTTGGGTTACTTGTATTTGGTAGTGTAGGATTTGTAATCCGTCTCCTACCTTATCTTCAGGAGAGGCTTTTTGCCCTTCAAGTCTTTTACTCAATATATACTCGTCATCGAGGCTCAATAATACATCCATCATATTCCGcaacaatccctctctcccttctaacacaCACTGCCAATGAGTGCAACACGAAGACGTCCTCGATTTCTCCAAGAATGTATGtgtaattttaattttttactaACTGTAAATTTTTATAAGACGGTTTTAGAGTCTGGAACAGAGTCAaaaaaatgtcttatattaagTTAAGAGAGAGTATTATATGTCGACTTTGTGCATGGCCGAGAAGACATATtttctatacctactaataaagcaaggtgcgtttcgtcaatttttcatccgttcaccacccaaaataaaaaatttctattcgaggtggtactaaattctTATGCGTTTGACTGCTAGAAAAAGAAAGCTTTTCCAGAATTTCGGAAGTGGCTGCACGATATGGCCCAGTGAAGCCAGCCCACTTTATTTTCTGCCCACGCAGCTATGAAAATTCTATTTTTCGCATAGGGCGACAAATAGTTGGAGCTTCGCACAGGACAACAAATAATGGGCGTGCCCATTTTTCTTTGTTTCTGTGTTTTATTCTATTTTTATTCTCCTTCCCTTATCTCCTTTTCCACTTCCAAGTTTACTTTTCTTATAGAATTTAATTAATAAATTCAAAATTCTCAGAAAACGTTcagaatttcaaaaaaatcaaatcATAGAAAATGTTCATAATTCCAATTTTTTCCCTATTTTGACATATATACAACACTTGAAAAAGTTTCCCATTTTTTCGAAAACTTTATTCTTTTCAAAATTGTTGAGATTTCTaaaaagaaaacaacaatttAGAAAATTCTCcaaattttttttaaaaagtgAAATTTTAACAATTCAAAATAATGTTAAAAGATGCACATTTTCGAAAAAGGTTATGAATTTTTAACACATGTTCCTATTCTAAAAAATCGTGCACAAATTCAAGTAATGTTCATGTTTTTATGAAAAAAGGGTTGGTGTTTgcaaaaaatgtttgtgaattttaaAAGATGTTcctatttcaaattttgttcacgTTTTCTGAAAGTGTTCATAATTTTGAAAAATCTTTAAAAAATGGTTCATGTTTCCTACAATATTCAGAAACTTCATACCCTAAAATCTCCTCAATTGAAAGGAAAAGTATTGAATAATTTGTGGGCCTTCTCCAGCGTACAATAGCGTAACAAGACTCTTAAATGCCCTTATTCATATGAATGAAAAAATAGCGGATTGATTACTCTACACCCGACGAAACCGAGAAGGTAAATGTTCCTTTTTCACATGTGCACAAGGTTTTGCTTGCACATATAATTCTCACTAACTTTAAATACGTATCAATTTTTGTCccattgcaatgcacgggcatatgtgctagtatcTTCTCTTCTGCTTTCTCTGAACCAAACAAAGAGGCCATAAAAGTGGACACGTTAGTGCCAGTGGCTCCGGGCGTTCAACCTTAGCCCTCCACGTCCAATCCAACGGCCAAAGTTGCTACTCCTCATTTCATTTCTCACGAGCAATTCTAATCTGATAACACAGCTTAGCAAGGGGCTTACATGAACCACCGGCCATCACCGGACTGTCCGCGAAACCAGctactaaaatgaaaatgaaagcTACTGCGGTGCCAGCCCGCTGTCGTAGTCGCTGCCCCTCCGCGGCCCATTCTGCAGGTTTCTCTCGAACTCCCTCAGGTAGTCCAGGAGCAAAACGATCACAAAGAGGATGAACCCACCGGAGGAGCTGctgccaccaccgccgcctccgccgcctcctccgccgaACCGAAACGGCGGGAACCCGACGCCCCCGTCGTCGAGCCTCGGCTTCACCTTCTCTGCGATCAGGTGCCACCCAAGCAAAGAGGTAAGGAGATCATGCGACAATGCCATTGGAAGCACAGGTTTGCAGTGAACTCAACTTCGGAAATGAGACGAGGTTTGCAAGGAACAAAGCAGGGTTGCGCAGAATGCAGATGCCTTGCATTGCATTACCTTTAACTGAACCTGACGGTGGAGAGGTGGGTCCCGAGAACGATTTGCGCTTCGCGGTTTGCGTCTGGTTAGCACAGCACGTTATGTTCTGCAGGAAAAAAAACATTCAGTGACGATCCGCGTGAGATGCTTCTGAATTTGATGGAAAGGGCAAAGAATCGAACGAATTAATCAAGTGTATCCTGTTACTTCTAATATGCAAGATCAAGCAACATTAACATCTCAGGCTTACAGATGACGGTAAAAAGATTTCCCTAGAACTAGACAACCTTATTTTGCTTGTAGGAATTCAGTTCTGCACAGTGAAAAGAAACACCTCTGTTTTTTTTGCGGATTTTAAATAACTCTGAAGCTTAAAAACAACCAGCGCTTCAAATCCCCTCTTATGCACTCTTTTTGCCTAGCTAGCGCGAACAGCTTGCGTCGAAATTCGAAATCGACTGCACTGA containing:
- the LOC125516103 gene encoding protein YELLOW LEAF 1, choloroplastic-like, which gives rise to MLPLATMSAPSSLLLRPAARQRTAREPGQSWGEQSISGSQSRRNKLSNSICVKANITCCANQTQTAKRKSFSGPTSPPSGSVKEKVKPRLDDGGVGFPPFRFGGGGGGGGGGGSSSSGGFILFVIVLLLDYLREFERNLQNGPRRGSDYDSGLAPQ